In Triticum urartu cultivar G1812 chromosome 6, Tu2.1, whole genome shotgun sequence, the following proteins share a genomic window:
- the LOC125515481 gene encoding pumilio homolog 3-like, with the protein MAPSPAGPTFEDLERDLQAVLMDQNHHGGGGGTSAEELSMYRSGSAPPTVQGARAAVGTLFSAAPPAHVDNSGLGGADMLSEEEILSHPAYLQYYYNNEHLNPRLPVPMVSKEDWRVAQRFQAASGGIGDWRRRPSEATGGSSLFSVQPGAREANGVGYLLNDRMGRGERNGLARQQSSEWLGQAADGLIGLSDVNGLASRRKSFADALQENISHPASKAGHLSRSNSRNAFESPNPSRSNSRNAFESPNLSRSNSRNAFEGQNLSRSNSRNAFESPNQVRSSESSKAQLQSRSESMNGFRSGTASPSLVRVQSLGSSMSHTFASAVGSSISRSTTPDPQLMQRAPSPCLPPVGVRMGKADKMVEGRNVASRNHDGSDTAAALSAMSSLNLSGNNMANLESDVQNHIYQNFGGDQRDVLFNNVPKEHRQFSPHNLVHNADEEPINALEYAVFPNGSSNLSNPNMSKLAAESNSKFPTQSQHGNGHKKGSLLSPTGPVYLYQNLNGDSSNIDVPGRHAKANSRSSGSSMLNNHLNTDGEYANLLSNQRGTGYQVQPMDAVYAPYLQANPNSPLGAAGSMSPFRGSNFSGSGHMDNAAYQKAYLASLLAQQKLQYGMPYMGKSGGLSPTLYGSEQAYGMDMAYLSSPTSSHFIPSPQGHARQGDRLTTRIPSMARSTTGGAMGSWSSENGLVDNAYESTLLEEFKTNKTRSFELLDIVGHVVEFSSDQYGSRFIQQKLETASTEEKNMIFPEILPQARTLMTDVFGNYVIQKFFEYGTEPQQKQLANLLKGHVYTLSTQMYGCRVIQKALEVVGVEQQTQMALELDGNTIILKLVRDQNGNHVIQKCIECIPQERIQFIISAFYGQVIELSTHPYGCRVIQRVLEHCDDESTQNAMMEEIMQCVVPLTQDQYGNYVIQHVLQHGKPEERTSIIKQLAGQIVKMSQQKFASNVVEKCLSFGSPEERQILINEMLGTTDENEPLQAMMKDQFANYVVQKVLETCDDHNRELILSRIKVHLNALKRYTYGKHIVARVEKLIAAGERRIGVSSQSCRD; encoded by the exons ATGGCTCCGTCTCCGGCGGGCCCCACCTTCGAGGACCTCGAGCGCGACCTGCAGGCGGTGCTCATGGACCAGAACCaccacggcggcggcggaggcacCTCCGCCGAGGAGCTCAGCATGTACCGCAGCGGCAGCGCTCCCCCCACCGTCCAGGGCGCCCGCGCCGCAGTCGGCACGCTCTTCTCTGCCGCGCCCCCGGCCCACGTCGACAACAGCGGCCTCGGCGGCGCCGACATGCTATCCGAGGAGGAGATTCTGTCTCACCCGGCGTACCTGCAGTACTACTACAACAACGAGCACCTCAACCCGAGGCTGCCGGTGCCGATGGTGTCCAAGGAGGACTGGCGCGTGGCACAGAGGTTCCAGGCTGCCTCCGGGGGCATCGGGGACTGGAGGAGGCGGCCCTCGGAGGCCACTGGTGGGAGCTCTCTGTTCTCGGTGCAGCCAGGAGCACGCGAAGCCAACGGAGTGGGCTATCTCCTGAATGATAGGATGGGCAGAGGTGAAAGGAATGGCCTCGCACGTCAGCAATCATCAGAGTGGCTCGGGCAAGCCGCTGATGGGCTTATTGGGTTGTCTGATGTCAACGGCCTCGCCTCCCGTCGCAAGAGCTTTGCGGATGCCCTGCAG GAAAATATTAGCCATCCTGCTTCTAAAGCTGGTCATCTTTCACGCTCTAATAGCCGGAATGCTTTTGAGAGCCCAAATCCTTCACGCTCTAATAGCCGGAATGCTTTTGAGAGCCCAAATCTTTCACGCTCTAATAGCCGGAATGCTTTTGAGGGCCAGAATCTTTCACGCTCTAATAGCCGAAATGCTTTTGAGAGCCCAAATCAAGTAAGGTCCTCTGAGTCATCAAAGGCACAACTTCAGAGTAGGTCAGAATCTATGAATGGCTTTCGGTCTGGAACGGCTTCACCCAGTCTTGTCAGGGTACAAAGTTTAGGTTCTTCAATGTCGCACACATTTGCTTCTGCAGTAGGCTCTTCGATCTCAAGAAGCACCACCCCTGACCCTCAGTTGATGCAGAGGGCTCCAAGCCCTTGCCTTCCTCCAGTTGGAGTTAGGATGGGAAAAGCTGATAAAATGGTTGAAGGCAGAAATGTTGCTTCTCGTAATCATGATGGTTCTGACACTGCAGCAGCTCTATCTGCTATGTCCAGTTTAAACCTCTCGGGGAACAACATGGCCAATTTAGAAAGTGATGTGCAAAATCATATTTACCAGAACTTTGGTGGCGATCAAAGAGATGTGCTCTTTAATAATGTTCCGAAGGAGCATAGACAGTTTTCTCCACATAATTTAGTTCATAATGCTGATGAAGAACCGATAAATGCCCTGGAATATGCAGTCTTTCCAAATGGTAGCAGTAACTTGAGTAATCCAAATATGAGTAAACTGGCAGCTGAAAGCAACAGTAAGTTCCCTACACAATCACAGCATGGTAATGGGCACAAGAAAGGATCTTTGCTGAGCCCGACTGGACCTGTGTATCTCTACCAAAACCTGAATGGTGATAGCTCAAACATTGATGTACCTGGACGACATGCAAAGGCTAATTCACGAAGTTCTGGCTCGTCCATGCTGAATAATCACCTGAATACTG ATGGTGAATATGCCAACCTTCTTTCAAATCAAAGGGGGACTGGTTATCAGGTCCAACCAATGGATGCAGTCTATGCCCCTTACTTGCAGGCAAACCCCAACTCTCCCCTTGGTGCAGCTGGAAGCATGAGTCCTTTCCGGGGAAGTAACTTTTCTGGTTCAGGCCACATGGATAATGCTGCATATCAAAAGGCTTATCTTGCATCATTACTTGCTCAGCAGAAGCTACAGTATGGAATGCCATACATGGGCAAATCTGGTGGTCTTAGCCCAACTCTTTATGGCAGTGAACAAGCATATGGCATGGACATGGCATATTTATCAAGTCCAACATCTAGCCATTTTATCCCATCTCCCCAGGGTCATGCCAGGCAAGGAGATAGGCTAACAACACGTATTCCATCCATGGCAAGGAGCACCACTGGAGGAGCTATGGGATCATGGAGTTCAGAGAATGGTCTGGTAGATAATGCTTATGAGTCTACTCTGCTAGAGGAATTCAAGACCAATAAGACCCGATCTTTTGAGCTGCTAGATATTGTAGGTCATGTGGTCGAGTTCAG CTCGGATCAGTACGGGAGTCGCTTTATACAGCAGAAACTTGAAACAGCTTCTACTGAAGAGAAGAACATGATTTTTCCAGAAATACTTCCCCAAGCACGAACATTGATGACTGATGTTTTTGGAAACTATGTTATACAGAAG TTCTTCGAGTATGGGACTGAACCACAACAGAAGCAATTGGCAAACCTACTCAAGGGTCATGTATATACACTGAGTACACAAATGTATGGTTGCCGGGTTATTCAGAAG GCTTTAGAAGTGGTTGGTGTGGAGCAACAAACACAAATGGCTTTGGAGCTTGACGGAAACACAATTATCTTGAAATTGGTTCGTGATCAGAATGGCAACCATGTAATCCAGAAGTGCATAGAATGCATCCCTCAAGAAAGGATACAGTTCATCATTTCTGCTTTTTATGGACAAGTGATTGAACTTTCCACCCATCCATATGGTTGCCGTGTTATTCAG AGAGTCTTGGAGCACTGTGATGATGAAAGCACGCAAAATGCCATGATGGAGGAGATCATGCAGTGTGTGGTTCCTTTGACACAAGACCAGTATGGCAATTATGTTATCCAG CATGTCTTGCAACACGGGAAACCAGAAGAACGTACTTCTATAATTAAGCAGCTTGCTGGACAGATCGTGAAGATGAGCCAACAGAAATTCGCTTCCAACGTTGTTGAGAAGTGTCTGTCTTTTGGTTCTCCTGAGGAGCGCCAGATTCTAATTAATGAAATGCTTGGTACTACTGATGAGAATGAGCCATTACAG GCAATGATGAAAGACCAGTTTGCGAACTATGTAGTGCAAAAGGTTTTGGAGACTTGCGACGACCACAACCGTGAGCTGATTCTTTCGCGTATCAAGGTCCACCTTAACGCACTGAAGAGATACACCTACGGGAAACATATCGTTGCCCGGGTGGAGAAGCTTATAGCCGCAGGAG AAAGGCGTATCGGGGTCTCGTCACAGTCTTGCAGAGATTGA
- the LOC125515482 gene encoding P-loop NTPase domain-containing protein LPA1-like isoform X1: MAEAAPPKLLYIAVADGGGRRAFRYTRPVLQSTLQLMGCKARHAFKISKRVFSVMRSEFLDVSRSDRAIKDENAPSLGIGEDAEMLNTEIPDASSSSLPFELYKTQTTILVSRERFLNIVCDALSSYKYVGPNQKADFLLACRIKEKKESVTVLLCGTSGCGKSTLSSLLGSRLGMTTVVSTDSIRHMMRSFADEKQNPLLYASTYHAGEYLDPVAVAQSKAKRQAKKLAMVSNPNTNEGQDDTPDVKSRHGSSVLPPRTELIGSKQMAIEGFKAQSEMVIDSLDRLITSWEEQKQSVIVEGVHLSLNFVMGLMKKHPSIIPFMVYIANEEKHMERFAVRAKYMTLDPAKNRYIKYIRNIRAIQEYLCNRADKHLVPKINNTNVDQSVAAIHATVFSCLRRREVGEQLYDLNTNTVPVVDEEYRNQRAANSLGSKGMFQFIQRKGSSRNLMALLNPDGSVTKAWHVDSGDGNANGSTGSGRSVGNHMVNPSQIGKAESVNLQFGSFGISAWLSDTGGGTSHAGSVDDLRADGIETSGRYFSSCCSSPKTSDCASKEHMEDYSVYGSEEDADDPPDAETDEDLTDEERDAHEIEAGSVDEHSTKSDEEYDDLAMQDVMGNGNCSDDDEQAAGYGTRGSQPMEESILGADGAVVEGRYHHNLDLFTMSKDVAATKMPCA; this comes from the exons ATGGCGGAGGCGGCGCCGCCCAAGCTGCTCTACATTGCCGTCGccgacggcggcggccggcgggcCTTCCGGTACACGCGCCCCGTCCTGCAGAGCACCCTCCAGCTCATGGGCTGCAAGGCTCGCCACGCCTTCAAG ATTAGCAAGAGAGTGTTCAGTGTGATGAGGAGTGAATTCTTGGATGTGTCGAGATCGGATAGGGCTATTAAAGATGAAAATGCCCCTAGCCTAGGCATTGGGGAAGATGCTGAGATGCTTAACACAGAAATTCCAGACGCAAGTAGCAGCAGCTTGCCCTTCGAATTGTACAAGACGCAGACAACGATTCTTGTTTCAAGAGAGAGGTTTCTGAATATCGTGTGTGACGCACTCTCTTCTTACAAGTATGTTGGACCAAACCAGAAGGCTGACTTTCTTCTTGCTTGCAG AATTAAGGAGAAAAAGGAATCGGTGACAGTACTCTTGTGTGGGACAAGCGGATGCGGCAAGTCCACCCTATCGTCTCTGTTG GGTAGTAGATTGGGCATGACGACAGTGGTTTCTACTGATTCTATACGCCATATGATGAGAAGCTTTGCAGATGAAAAGCAAAATCCTCTTCTCTATGCGTCAACCTACCATGCAGGAGAATACTTGGACCCTGTTGCAGTTGCTCAGTCAAAGGCTAAGCGCCAGGCAAAGAAGCTCGCAATGGTTTCTAATCCTAACACAAATGAAGGCCAAGATGACACTCCAGATGTTAAATCTCGTCACGGCTCCTCAGTATTACCTCCTAGGACCGAGCTGATTGGCAGCAAACAAATGGCAATAGAAGGGTTCAAGGCGCAAAGCGAGATGGTCATTGACAGCCTGGACAGATTAATTACATCCTGGGAAGAGCAGAAGCAATCTGTTATTGTTGAAGGAGTTCATTTGAGCCTCAATTTTGTG ATGGGGCTAATGAAGAAACATCCTTCCATAATACCATTTATGGTATACATTGCAAATGAGGAGAAGCACATGGAACGGTTTGCTGTGCGCGCAAAGTACATGACACTGGACCCAGCAAAGAACAGATATATCAAGTACATCCGGAACATCAGGGCTATTCAGGAATACCTTTGCAACCGAGCAGACAAGCATCTTGTGCCCAAAATTAACAACACTAATGTTGACCAGAGCGTGGCAGCGATACACGCCACGGTTTTCAGCTGTCTTCGCCGGCGAGAAGTTGGGGAGCAGCTGTATGACCTCAACACAAACACTGTTCCTGTAGTGGATGAGGAATACAGGAACCAGCGTGCAGCTAACTCCTTGGGTTCCAAGGGCATGTTCCAGTTCATTCAAAGGAAGGGGTCTTCGAGGAATCTGATGGCTCTCCTTAACCCTGATGGTTCGGTGACTAAGGCTTGGCATGTAGATTCAGGTGATGGCAATGCTAATGGCAGTACAGGCAGTGGTAGATCAGTAGGGAATCATATGGTTAACCCATCACAAATTGGGAAGGCAGAGTCAGTTAATCTCCAGTTTGGTTCTTTTGGGATTAGCGCGTGGCTGAGTGACACAGGCGGTGGCACCAGCCATGCTGGAAGTGTAGATGACCTGAGGGCTGATGGGATCGAGACAAGCGGTAGATACTTCTCCTCATGCTGCAGCTCACCAAAAACGTCAGACTGCGCCTCCAAAGAG CATATGGAGGATTATTCAGTCTATGGTAGTGAAGAGGATGCTGACGACCCACCTGATGCTGAAACTGATGAGGATCTAACTGATGAAGAAAGGGATGCTCATGAG ATTGAAGCGGGCTCCGTCGACGAGCACTCCACCAAGTCTGACGAGGAGTACGACGACCTAGCCATGCAGGACGTGATGGGGAACGGCAACTGCTCCGACGACGACGAGCAAGCTGCAGGGTACGGCACCAGGGGCTCACAGCCCATGGAGGAGAGCATCCTTGGAGCGGATGGCGCCGTGGTGGAGGGCAGGTACCACCACAACCTGGACCTCTTCACGATGTCCAAGGACGTCGCCGCCACAAAGATGCCGTGCGCGTGA
- the LOC125515482 gene encoding P-loop NTPase domain-containing protein LPA1-like isoform X2 — translation MTTVVSTDSIRHMMRSFADEKQNPLLYASTYHAGEYLDPVAVAQSKAKRQAKKLAMVSNPNTNEGQDDTPDVKSRHGSSVLPPRTELIGSKQMAIEGFKAQSEMVIDSLDRLITSWEEQKQSVIVEGVHLSLNFVMGLMKKHPSIIPFMVYIANEEKHMERFAVRAKYMTLDPAKNRYIKYIRNIRAIQEYLCNRADKHLVPKINNTNVDQSVAAIHATVFSCLRRREVGEQLYDLNTNTVPVVDEEYRNQRAANSLGSKGMFQFIQRKGSSRNLMALLNPDGSVTKAWHVDSGDGNANGSTGSGRSVGNHMVNPSQIGKAESVNLQFGSFGISAWLSDTGGGTSHAGSVDDLRADGIETSGRYFSSCCSSPKTSDCASKEHMEDYSVYGSEEDADDPPDAETDEDLTDEERDAHEIEAGSVDEHSTKSDEEYDDLAMQDVMGNGNCSDDDEQAAGYGTRGSQPMEESILGADGAVVEGRYHHNLDLFTMSKDVAATKMPCA, via the exons ATGACGACAGTGGTTTCTACTGATTCTATACGCCATATGATGAGAAGCTTTGCAGATGAAAAGCAAAATCCTCTTCTCTATGCGTCAACCTACCATGCAGGAGAATACTTGGACCCTGTTGCAGTTGCTCAGTCAAAGGCTAAGCGCCAGGCAAAGAAGCTCGCAATGGTTTCTAATCCTAACACAAATGAAGGCCAAGATGACACTCCAGATGTTAAATCTCGTCACGGCTCCTCAGTATTACCTCCTAGGACCGAGCTGATTGGCAGCAAACAAATGGCAATAGAAGGGTTCAAGGCGCAAAGCGAGATGGTCATTGACAGCCTGGACAGATTAATTACATCCTGGGAAGAGCAGAAGCAATCTGTTATTGTTGAAGGAGTTCATTTGAGCCTCAATTTTGTG ATGGGGCTAATGAAGAAACATCCTTCCATAATACCATTTATGGTATACATTGCAAATGAGGAGAAGCACATGGAACGGTTTGCTGTGCGCGCAAAGTACATGACACTGGACCCAGCAAAGAACAGATATATCAAGTACATCCGGAACATCAGGGCTATTCAGGAATACCTTTGCAACCGAGCAGACAAGCATCTTGTGCCCAAAATTAACAACACTAATGTTGACCAGAGCGTGGCAGCGATACACGCCACGGTTTTCAGCTGTCTTCGCCGGCGAGAAGTTGGGGAGCAGCTGTATGACCTCAACACAAACACTGTTCCTGTAGTGGATGAGGAATACAGGAACCAGCGTGCAGCTAACTCCTTGGGTTCCAAGGGCATGTTCCAGTTCATTCAAAGGAAGGGGTCTTCGAGGAATCTGATGGCTCTCCTTAACCCTGATGGTTCGGTGACTAAGGCTTGGCATGTAGATTCAGGTGATGGCAATGCTAATGGCAGTACAGGCAGTGGTAGATCAGTAGGGAATCATATGGTTAACCCATCACAAATTGGGAAGGCAGAGTCAGTTAATCTCCAGTTTGGTTCTTTTGGGATTAGCGCGTGGCTGAGTGACACAGGCGGTGGCACCAGCCATGCTGGAAGTGTAGATGACCTGAGGGCTGATGGGATCGAGACAAGCGGTAGATACTTCTCCTCATGCTGCAGCTCACCAAAAACGTCAGACTGCGCCTCCAAAGAG CATATGGAGGATTATTCAGTCTATGGTAGTGAAGAGGATGCTGACGACCCACCTGATGCTGAAACTGATGAGGATCTAACTGATGAAGAAAGGGATGCTCATGAG ATTGAAGCGGGCTCCGTCGACGAGCACTCCACCAAGTCTGACGAGGAGTACGACGACCTAGCCATGCAGGACGTGATGGGGAACGGCAACTGCTCCGACGACGACGAGCAAGCTGCAGGGTACGGCACCAGGGGCTCACAGCCCATGGAGGAGAGCATCCTTGGAGCGGATGGCGCCGTGGTGGAGGGCAGGTACCACCACAACCTGGACCTCTTCACGATGTCCAAGGACGTCGCCGCCACAAAGATGCCGTGCGCGTGA